AGCTGCACGCTACTACGGCAAGAATGACGTCCGCATTGAGGAGATCGAAGAGCCGGCGCTGCGCCCAGGCACCGTGAAGATCGCGCCTGCGTACAACGGGATCTGCGGCAGCGATCTGCACCTCTACCATGACGGCCCGATGCCGCCCGCCCCGACCGACACCGCCGCACACCCAATTTCAGGCGAGACCCTCCCAGTCGTGTTCGGCCACGAATTCTCGGGCGTCGTCGAAGAGGTCGGCGAGGGCGTCACCGGAATCGCAATCGGCGATCGCGTCGCCGTCGAACCGCTCATGGTGTGCGGCGTCTGCCACGCCTGCAAGGCTGGAAAGTACAACCTGTGCGAGAAGATGGGGTTCATCGGCATCTCGGGCCTTGGCGGTGGGCTGTCCGAGCACATCGTCGTTGAGAAACGCTGGGTACACAAGGTTGGCGATATGCCGCTCGACCAGGCCGCGCTGCTCGAGCCGCTCGCTGTAGCGCTGCACGCTGTCCGCCATGCCGGTGCCGACAACGCCGCGGGAAAGACAGCCGTCGTCGGCGGGGCGGGCCCGATCGGGCTGCTCACCGCAGCTGTGCTCCGTGCGTACGGCGTGAAGACAATTGTCAGCGAGGTCTCCCCTGAGCGGCGCGCGAAGGCGAAAGACACCGGTGTTGCCGACGTTGTCGTTGACCCCTCAGTTGAGGGGCTTGGCGATGTCGTGCGCGAACAGACAGGCGGCGCGATGGCTGACTTCGCGTTCGACGCTGCCGGTGTCGGCGTGGTACTCGATCAGTTGTTCGACGCTCTCGGGGCGGGCGGCCGACTTGAGGTGATCGCTCTGCACACGCGACCCTACGAGCTGGACGTCACAGGCAAGCTCACCATGCAGGATCGGGTGCTCGGCTCCGCAATCGGCTACGCGAACGACCACGCCGAGGCGATCAGGCTCGTCAACACGGGACTCGTCGACCTCGCCCCGTTCATCACGAGCAAGATCACCATCGACAACATCGTGAAGGACGGCTATGAGAAGCTGCTGCACGACCGCAGCGAAGTCAAGATCCTCGTATCGATGAGCTAGCGAGCTCCGGTCGTGCGGTGAACTCGGCGTTCTCCGCCGGGCCAACCGCACGACCACCGCAAGTAGGGGATCTACTAGAGCTGAGCGACGATCGCGCTCGCGCGATCCTGCTGTCCGGTTTCTTTAAGTAGCGCGATGAGTTCACCGGCCGCAAGCAACCGTTCCTTGCGTTTCTTCGCGGCACTGAACCCCTCGAACGCAGACTCGAGCCCCCAGACCGCTGCCTCGGTGTCGCCCCTGTCACGGTGGATTTTGCCTGCCAGCCAGAATGCGTGGGATGCGTCGGCGAGCATGCCGAGCTGCGCAAATTCTTCGCCGGCGCGGAGCGCCTCCGAGGCGGCCCGTTCGCTGTCGAGACCGTCACCGAACGAGCGGCCGCGGGTCGCTGCAAGCGACCGAGCGAGCGTGTCTCGAAGTGTCGCCCGTTCGACGCCCCACTCCTGTGCGCGCTTCTCAGCGAGTTCCTCGGTGAGCCCCGCCCTGTCGAGCTCTGGGTGCGCAGCAAGCGCGGCCGCAGTCGCGCGAATCTGCGCTTCGGCGTCGTTCATGCGATCAGCGACAGGAGCCCAGGCGGCGAGTATCGCAGCGAGGGTCCCCGCGTCGGCACCGCCCGAGCGGAGCAGCGGGAGTGCGCGGCCGAAAAGCGCGTGGGCGCGTTCCTCGTTCCGGTCGAGAGTCGCACACTGCGCCGCCTCCGCCGCGGCGAGTCCAGCTCGTTCGAGCCAGCCTGCCGTCTCAAGTGGGGTGATCGCCTCTGCATAATCGCGAGTGGCTGCCGAGTAGTCTTTTCGCGCTGCGGCTTCCTCTGCCCGGGCAAGCAGCGAGTCGGGGCCGATCGCTGCGTCCGGCGCCGCTTCCGGTTCGTGAACCGACGTGCCGCTATCTGTGAGCTTGCTCCACAGCCGAGCGAGCCCGGAGCGCTGTGGCGGCGCGTCGGGCGTTGCCACAGGAGCGACAGAGTTTGTCGGCACGGCCTGGACAGCGGGTTCGCCCGCACCCCCATATGCCGGGCCAAAGTCGAGCGGTGATGTGGCACGCTCCGCCGTAAGCGCCCGCTCAACGAGGTCAGCGTAATATGTTGTGCCTGAGCGTGCGTCAAACGCCGACGCGTATCCGCTCGACTTGCCGACTGCCCACGCGTGCAGCTCGGCAACTGTCATGTCGCGTCCCTGCTGCCCGACACCAGGCAACGAGATTCCTGTCGACTGCTCGCCGCTGTCGAGGTTCGCTGAGAGCCCGGCCAGCAGCCCGAGCAGAAACCGCAGGTGCTGCAGCGGTGATGGCGGGTCAGTCAGCATGTCCCTGTAGTCGCCCCGCAACTCCCTGAGCGCGCGTTCGAAGTGCCCGCCACGCGCGAGCAGTTCAAAGCTCTGACCGCGCGAGGAGGCGAGGTCGCGATTCGCTCGGGTATCACTCGCTGTCGCGCGATTGTAAAAGTTCAGCGACTCGG
Above is a window of Leucobacter aridicollis DNA encoding:
- a CDS encoding alcohol dehydrogenase catalytic domain-containing protein — encoded protein: MQAARYYGKNDVRIEEIEEPALRPGTVKIAPAYNGICGSDLHLYHDGPMPPAPTDTAAHPISGETLPVVFGHEFSGVVEEVGEGVTGIAIGDRVAVEPLMVCGVCHACKAGKYNLCEKMGFIGISGLGGGLSEHIVVEKRWVHKVGDMPLDQAALLEPLAVALHAVRHAGADNAAGKTAVVGGAGPIGLLTAAVLRAYGVKTIVSEVSPERRAKAKDTGVADVVVDPSVEGLGDVVREQTGGAMADFAFDAAGVGVVLDQLFDALGAGGRLEVIALHTRPYELDVTGKLTMQDRVLGSAIGYANDHAEAIRLVNTGLVDLAPFITSKITIDNIVKDGYEKLLHDRSEVKILVSMS